TTACTTATCTTATAAATATTTCTTCTGAGTTCTTTAAATATTTAAGTAGTAACAGTAAACTTAAAATCTATTTAGATGAATTCTTGAATCAAATGCAAATAGATGATTATCGAAAATATATAAATTTCATTGCTTCTGCGTCATTTCAAGTATTACTGCAAAATAATTATAGGTTATCATTGAATGAATATTACAAACCCGAGTTAAAACACATATTTGATTCTCTTTCGATTGATCTCAGTCAAAGTACAATTTATGAATTACCTATAAATTATGATAGGGACTACAAATTATTAAGAGAAAAGCCTATACTAAAGATTGAAGACAATACTTATTGTATATTAGATCAAAATTTTTTATTAGATAAACTACATATCGGTTTATTTTTCAGCATTTATTATGGCACTTCTTTAAAAAACAATAAGTCATTGTATGATAAATTTGATAACTTTTTAAGCGATTTAGGATTAGATTTTGCCGAAAAACAATTACTTTATAAAATAATTCCTAATTGTTTTCGGGAAAATAGCAATGCCATTTTAGTTGCAGGGGATAAATTTCAAATTGAATATTCGGATTATTACGTCAGAGAAAACGATAGTTTATTTTTATTTGAATTCAAAAATTATATTATTAATGCCGATGTAAAAAATTCTTTAGATTTTGACAAAATCTACAAAGCAATAGTCAGCAAGACATATGAAGAAGAAGTAAGAAATAAGAAAGGAGAAGTAGTTAAAATAAAAAGTAAAGGTGTTAAGCAACTAGCAAATACTATTAATCAAATAAATAAAGGCGGTTTCGAATTTGACTTAATTGAAAAAAGTAACCAAAATAAGCTATATGTGTATCCAATATTAGTGTATACAGATGAATTTTTCAATGTTGAAGGTATGCATGAAATTACGGACAAATATTACAACATCGAAATATCTAATATCACACAAGGCAGCCACCAAATTAATAGATTAATATTGATAAGCTTATATGATTTAATCCGTGTAAGCTATACAATTAATAAAAGAAAAATTCCTTTCGCTTATTTATTAGATTTATATCACGAGAGGCTAAAACATTTGACTATATTGAGTCGTGCGAAAAGTCAGAGCCTTATTATTGATGCGTGAATTAGTTTGTAATGAAGGCTATTTCCTCTTTGTTGAAAAAAGCCTTAACTAACTCATGATTGGCTTGTAGATGTTTAATTTGTTCACGAATCGCAATTGTTAGCTCATCTAAATTAGTGAACACCTGATTCTTTAACTGACCTTTCAGGTAGCTCCAGATCAGTTCTACTGGATTCAGCTCTGGGCTGTAAGCCGGTAAACGCTCTAAATGAACTCGGTTTGGACGTGCTTTCAAAAAAGCTTTGACGGCCTCGCTGCGGTGGATGGCAGCCCCATCCCAGATCACCAGCATATTTCGTTTGCGATAACGCCCGCACAGCATAGTGAGGAACCAGACAATATCTTCACCCGTAAACGGCTGGTCTTGCCCCGCTACATAGATACGACCGTTAGGCGCAATAGCAGCGATCAAACTTAGATGAGCCCGTCCCGCTTGCTCAACTAATATCGGTGTTTGCCCCCGAGGGGCCCATGTGTTAGCCAGCATGGGTAACAAATAACAAGCCGATTCATCCACATATAAAATGACGCGCCCTTCAATTTGGGCTTTTTTTGAGTTCGGGTAAGCGTTCTTCTTTCCATTGGGCAACCGCTTGAGGATCTTGTTGATAGGCTTTGCGCTGCGGCTTCTGTCTGCTCCAGCCCACCTTTTTTAAAATCCGGCCTACTTGTGAGGGGTCATAACTGACAGCAAATAACTTTTTGATCACCTCATTGACGCGAGGACGGGTCCATATCTGGCCCGGAAAGCCATGATGCTCAGCTCCTTTATTCAATTCCTCAACTAGTTGAGCCAGTTGCGTATTAGTCAGCTTAGCTGTAGCCCCGGCAGGTTTGCGCCAAGTCAGTGCATCTTGACCTTGCTGACGATATTTAGTTATAGTGCGACTGACCCAGCCTTGAGTTAGCCCTAAGGCCTGAGCGATATCGGCCTGTTTCCAGCCTTCTTGATGGAGAGTGGCACATCGTCGGCGCAGGACTTCATATTGGGTCTGTTGATAGCTTGCCATAATGAAGGCAAGATACGAACATTACAAACCTATTCACGGATCAATATTCCCCATTTTACAAATTTGATACATGACCAATTACTTGATATTGACTTTAACGCAATTCAAACTCTAGTTTTTGATATACTGGGAAATGGAATGGACGTATTGACAGGCTTAATATTTGA
This window of the Spirosoma aerolatum genome carries:
- a CDS encoding winged helix-turn-helix domain-containing protein gives rise to the protein MASYQQTQYEVLRRRCATLHQEGWKQADIAQALGLTQGWVSRTITKYRQQGQDALTWRKPAGATAKLTNTQLAQLVEELNKGAEHHGFPGQIWTRPRVNEVIKKLFAVSYDPSQVGRILKKVGWSRQKPQRKAYQQDPQAVAQWKEERLPELKKSPN
- a CDS encoding IS630 family transposase; the encoded protein is MDESACYLLPMLANTWAPRGQTPILVEQAGRAHLSLIAAIAPNGRIYVAGQDQPFTGEDIVWFLTMLCGRYRKRNMLVIWDGAAIHRSEAVKAFLKARPNRVHLERLPAYSPELNPVELIWSYLKGQLKNQVFTNLDELTIAIREQIKHLQANHELVKAFFNKEEIAFITN